One genomic segment of Helianthus annuus cultivar XRQ/B chromosome 14, HanXRQr2.0-SUNRISE, whole genome shotgun sequence includes these proteins:
- the LOC110927381 gene encoding histone deacetylase 8, translated as MSDQQQKPPPATSGHINVFWEDGMLDHYTGEGVFDSGINPGFLDVLEKHPENSDRVRNMLSILKRGPISPFLSWHSSSPATLTQLLSFHTQEYIDSLIEAEKNGGKMICGATFLNIGSWNAALLAAGTALSAMKYILDGHGKICYALVRPPGHHAQPTQADGYCFLNNAGLAVQYALDSGCKRVAVIDIDVHYGNGTAEGFYRSDKVLTVSLHMNHGSWGPNHPQTGGINELGEGAGFGYNLNVPLPNGTGDNGYKYAMTEVVVPAVRKFDPDLMVFVVGQDSSAFDPNGRQCLTMEGYRAIGKIIHSLADNHSNGRILIVQEGGYHVTYSAYCLHATLEGVLNLPNPLLSDPLGYYPEDDSFAVKAVESIKHHHKQVVPFLREVVDH; from the exons ATGTCCGACCAGCAACAAAAACCGCCGCCGGCAACAAGCGGTCACATCAACGTATTTTGGGAGGACGGTATGCTGGATCACTACACCGGAGAAGGAGTATTCGACTCCGGAATAAACCCTGGGTTTCTGGACGTACTCGAAAAGCACCCCGAAAACTCCGATAGGGTCCGAAACATGCTCTCCATTCTCAAACGAGGCCCCATTTCCCCTTTTCTTTCCTGGCATTCTTCCAGCCCTGCTACCCTCACCCAATTACTCTCCTTTCATACTCAAG AATATATCGATTCCCTAATCGAAGCGGAAAAAAACGGTGGAAAGATGATCTGTGGTGCAACGTTTCTGAATATCGGATCATGGAACGCTGCACTGCTAGCAGCCGGCACGGCACTTTCAGCAATGAAGTATATACTTGACGGGCACGGTAAAATATGTTACGCACTGGTTAGACCGCCGGGTCATCACGCTCAGCCTACTCAAGCTGATGGCTATTGCTTTCTAAACAACGCGGGTCTTGCGGTTCAATACGCTTTGGATTCGGGTTGCAAAAGGGTTGCGGTTATTGACATTGATGTTCATTACGGGAATGGAACTGCAGAGGGGTTTTACCGTTCTGATAAAGTTCTTACTGTTTCTCTTCATATGAATCATGGTTCGTGGGGGCCGAATCATCCTCAAACTGGAGGTATAAACGAGCTTGGTGAAGGAGCGGGATTTGGGTATAATTTAAATGTACCTTTACCAAATGGAACAGGGGATAACGGGTATAAGTATGCGATGACTGAGGTGGTTGTCCCTGCTGTTAGAAAGTTTGATCCTGATCTGATGGTATTTGTTGTTGGCCAAGATTCAAGTGCT TTTGATCCAAATGgaagacaatgtttgacaatggAGGGTTATAGAGCCATTGGGAAGATAATTCACAGTCTAGCAGATAATCACAGCAATGGGCGGATCTTAATCGTGCAAGAAGGCGGATATCACGTCACCTATTCGGCTTATTGTCTTCATGCAACTCTTGAAGGTGTGCTCAATCTTCCAAATCCCCTGTTATCTGATCCTCTTGGTTATTACCCTGAGGACGACTCGTTTGCTGTTAAAGCAGTTGAATCGATCAAACACCACCACAAACAGGTTGTACCGTTCCTTAGAGAGGTCGTCGACCATTAG